In Schizosaccharomyces osmophilus chromosome 1, complete sequence, the genomic window CGAGAAATATCCtctataaaaaaatgcgactccaaaaaatcaagaataGTCGCTAAttaaacgaaagaaaagccTCAATCCCTATAATATCCAGAATTGACCTGTCAAGGGAAAATGGTGGTAGTAAAGGCGAAGTTTGTGATTGATGGTATATTTACATGTTGGCAAATACTGATCTGCATGGCGATCTAACGATCCTAATTAGATTGCCAAGATAAAAATGCCTCCCATAcagaaacaattttttttttaaattaacGGTATTATATAGTAATATAATTATAAGTATAGTTTAATAAAATCAGTATATAACTATCTGAGGCAATTCCCCTAGCAATCGGCTTCTTCATAGGCCAGCAGGTTTTACGAATGCCTTTTCTAGTTCTTAAAATTAGAAtatgaacaaaagagaaCTACACGGGAACTCATTATCAAGCTAGCTTCATTTCACGAGATCGAGTTTGAAGCAGCtgttggaaaaaataaaataaaataaaataaagcattTTTTATATGCAATGGTCATAACACTGATGATACAGTGTCAGCGATTACTTTTGTCCACTTGTAAAACCAAGAACCAAGCGAACCTGTAATATATTATGTAAGGaaccaagaaaacaaacatgaAAAACGAGAGACGATACATTTGCGGGGAAACCATGCAAGATAATTAACTATAATAGATCTTTCTAAATCATTCTCTTGCGTAGTAGAAACGAAGAATTAGTAAAAGTGAGAGAGAAGGAGCGATTCTCATTCAGGGTTCTCaaattttggttctttGGTACAAcctatttcatttcaataaACACAATGCACCAAACGTACCACTAAGAAAAAGAGCAGTGCACGTTCACACAAAACCAGCAACCATGAATGGATTGAAAATCATTAGGCGGACTTTGGCTTTGGTTGTTGCCAAATGCCAAAGGAATAATTCAATCGGATGACTAGTAGATCGATGGCCATACGAATACTATCTTTTAATAAAGTCATTTTGCTACCACCGACTTCATGCCAAGTAATGGGAATTTCGTAAATTGGCAATCGAAGAAAACGAGCAAGAGTTAAAACTTCAATGTCAAAAATCCAACCTTCAACATGCATTCGAGAATATATGTTTCGATACGCAAAGCGTGAAAACAATTTGAAGCCACATTGTGTATCGCCGATTTCACGAACTCCCAGAACTTGCAACAGCTTGTGAAAAGAAtgcatcaaaaaattacgTATAAATGAACGCTTAACAACTGCTTCTGTGTTTACCATGTGAGCACGAGAGCCAATGACAACACCCCCAGTAGCATTTTTGGGCATGTGTTCAAATAGGAGTTCAATATCAGAAAACTTGGATGCACCATCAGCGTCTGCAAATATAGCATACTGTCCACGAGCATGAAGCATACCCCAAGTAACTGCACCTCCTTTTCCtcgatttttcttcaaggAACAAACACGGACATGATCTCCCAAATTAAGGGAACCAGAGAACTGTAACACTGAATCCACGGTTGAGTCCGTACTTTCATCATCAACTACAAGAACCTCCCATAGACGCTTTCCTCGATTCCCAAAAGTTCGATAGCGTTTCTCCAAATGATCTACCGTTTCTTTCAGCATATCAACTATTCTATCCGATTCATTGTATGCAGGGACAACCACAGTAAGTCGTATTTGCTCATCATCAcagttcttcttcaatgttttgtattctttACGACCATCCTCTATATATACACAGCGATTCTCACCCTCGATTTGCTTTCTTGGGGAATGTGATCGAGTTAAATAGGTGTAAATCTAACACATATGTTAACAAATTATAACTGAAATCaacaaagagaaagctGAGATGGAAGTCCACTGGATATTTTTAAGGACTTCGTAAGCAATCATTTTCACGCATTATACGCAAAAGCTTTCAATATACTGTATTAAATCTTacaaaaattccaaaaatgaGCCCCAAAAGACAAGAACTGAGCGCAATTGAAATAAACATGTTGGTGGGACCTTCTTTAAAGAAGGGCtttgatattttaaaagaaagcattAATGACACCCATGTACAAACtaataaatattataaACGTATAAGGAATGCTTGAAAATGACACCACTGTTGGTACAGCATGCACTTTCTAGGAAGGGTGTTTGGTTCTGGAGAAGTAAGTCGTTATGTCATGATTTTGGGCATTTCATTCTTCATCAACGATCCATTTAGATACATTAAAATGGAAACATATAATCAAAATTAGCTTTCTAATGATTCAATTAAAAGCATTACACGAGATGCTTATAAGTATAATATTGtatagtactaacgaggtTTATTATGAGGCAATCAATATAAACTGAGTCCATTACATTCTCACTTTTACCATAAACTACTAAAGAGTAGAATTGCGCATTCTGTGATTTAGGATACTTTAAGTGAAGTATTGGCAAGATAGTTTCTTATTGCCAATTGATCTAAAAAACCTAAAATTATATTGCCTCCTAGTAGACGCacattttggttttttttcgtaAGAACATCAGATACGTTTTTAcgattttttgttttttcccatttcttttttatcgactttagttttttttctttttatcctCTACTCTAAAAGGGAAAGGTattaaaaaggataaaaaaattctagATAAAAATTTGATTGGGAACTCTGATAGTAGAGCAAAAAACCTCTGTTTAAACATATTTAAGGCTTTCGATTCTTGCTGTGTCTATAGAAGTTCATGATGGACTCTCGATCGTTAGTTGACTCCATTTATTTTGTGGATTCCACTCACCCATCtcaacaagaaaacaaatttattgGTTTCATTCCAGATCAAAGGATTGCAATAGTTCCAGAGTTTACCTTAGAGTGTGGAGAAGTTTTATACGATGTACCTGTGGCTTTCAAAACATGGGGAGCATTGAATAAAGACAGGAACAATTGCCTTCTTCTCTGTCATGCTCTCAGTGGCTCTGCTGACGCAGCAGATTGGTGGGGTCCTATGCTTGGCCCAGGCCGTGCTTTTGACCCTACCCACTTCTTCATCGTCTGTCTCAATTCTCTAGGAAGTCCTTACGGAAGTGCTTCTCCAGTCACCTGGAATTCTGAAACCAAGTCAATTTATGGCCCCGAATTTCCTTTGACAACCGTCCGCGATGACGTTGCTCTCCATAAGCTGGTATTGCAGCGTCTTGGCATTGAGCAAGTTGCCATGGCGGTTGGTGGGTCTATGGGGGGTATGCTAGTTTTGGAATGGGCCTTTGATACCAACTATGTTCGCTCTATTGTTCCTATTTCAACGTCATTGAGACATTCAGCTTGGTGTATTAGCTGGTCAGAAGCTCAACGCCAAAGTATTTATTCTGATCCGAAATTTAATGACGGATTTTATGATTTGGATGACCAGCCATTGAGTGGCCTAGGTGCTGCGCGTATGTCTGCGTTGCTAACCTATCGTTCAAAGTGTTCGTTTGAACGTCGTTTCGCTCGTAAGTTACCAGACTGTAATCGTCATCCTTATCCTGATCGTGTCCCTACTCCGATGACTCCTGGAGATGCTAACTGGGTTGTTCACAACGAGGGTAATTGTAATCGTCGTGAGCGTCCATCTAAATCTGGGGGATCTTCCCCTGAATCATTGAATAACGGAGTTTATAAGGTGCCTTCTACTCCATCGTTGTCTCAGAGTACAGAAAGTGTTTCAGGTACGCAAAGTCCTTCATTGCGTCGTCCCGCGAACACCTACTTTTCTGCTCAATCTTACCTGCGGTATCAAGCAAAGAAGTTTGTGGGTAGATTCGATGCCAATTGCTATATTGCGATTACAAAGAAGCTTGATACTCATGACGTTAGTCGGGACCGTGGATCAGAAGATCCCATGGAAGTTATGAAACACCTTACGTTACCCGTTTTGGTGTTGGGAATTGAAAGCGATGGACTGTTCACTTATGATGAACAAGTAGAGATTGCTTCCTGTTTTCCGAATGGCAGTTTAGAAACAATCATTTCAGCCGAGGGCCACGATGGTTTTTTACTTGAGTTTACACAAGTCAACTCttatattcaaaagtttcaagCAGAACATCTCGCTGACATTATGTCACAGAAAAACGCTTCAGCTGAGTTGGAAATGGAGTCTCTTAATGCCCAACGCGAAAGTGTTTTTGGTGAAATGGAAGATATTACTTCCTGgtaaaaaatcaatatgGCCTACTAAAAACTTATGGCTGGAAAGTCGCAGTCGAAATTTATGACTTATCTATTAGATGAGTTTCATCTGAGACAGTTTCGTCTATATACCATTGATATAtatcataaaaaaagaaaaagcagaaaaaataatttagaaaaagatCATGTTCTTAGTTTAGTCAACTGGGGGATTCAACTCCTCTTGAACATATGAACAATGATACAAAAAGTTTGTGTGATGATTTGcatgtttattttatgaCTATTTTAATTATGATGTCGGTTTCACTATGAGGTATATTGTTATTCTCCGTTTTATTCGTTTTCTGCTGTTGTCTTGTTAATAATAGGAGGTATACCTCGATATCTAAGCAAGGTTTCTAGCAATTATTGCACAAAGGTAATTCTCGAAAGAAGGataattgattttttttgtgatgACCTCGTTTCTGTTTTGAAGCTGGCTACTCACCCCTCCAACATGGGGATTCATATACCAAAAATGTATAGCATTGATTGATTCGGATGagtgttttctttcattttttgtttaggttgtttaaaaataaaaaacttgtCTGTTTCTTATATGGAACAGAAATGTTTCTATATTTTACCTTTTGTCTGAGAGTTTGGTTGAATGGTGTATTGCATCTTGACGATATTATATGAAGATGTAGATGGTAGCCATGAACATTGTAAAGCgcttctttaaaaataatcatGTTATTAGACACATGCCTATAACAACGCTAGCGTTGTGTGCTGTGAGTATTCTTGTACAAGCAATCATGAAAGATAAAAGCCCATAATTGGTAATTTCAGTTGTGAATCATGAGAATCGAGTTTTgcaaggaaagaaaagcaagcaaaCGAAACAACAGCGAGCTTCTTTAGCAATTCATTTCCCTAAACCGTCTCACACTTTGTAACATATAAAGAACGCTCATGCGCCCATTCATGAACAGACGATCCGATACTACCGATCATCACAAGACCCTTTATATTACTTTACCTGTTTACGGTTAGCGCTTTGacgttttgtttacatgaaGATAGCGCGAAATATCGCGAGCTTGGTATCTGGGAAATCTGAGCTTCAGTTCTTATCATAAGAAATCGAAGCAGTCACGGTTCAACTACAACGTACAACAATAAATATAGAATAAGCCCTACCAAATTGGAAAATCTTTTGGATCAAAATGTCTTTCCGTAACTCATCTAGAATGGCCATGAAGGCCCTCCGTACTATCGGAAGCCGTCGTCTGGCTACTCGCAACATCTCTGTTATGTCCCGTAACATTGCTGCCTCTACCACCCGTTTTGCACCTCGCATGACTGCCCCTATGGTTCAAACCCGTGGTATGCGTGTTATGGATTTTGCTGGCACTAAGGAAAACGTCTGGGAGCGTAATGACTGGCCTCGTGAAAAATTGGTCGACTACTTCAAGAACGACACCCTTGCAATCATCGGTTACGGTTCTCAAGGACACGGTCAAGGTTTGAACGCCCGTGACCAAGGCTTAAATGTTGTGGTTGGTGTTCGTAAGGATGGTGCTTCTTGGAAGCAAGCCATCGAGGACGGTTGGGTTCCTGGTAAGACTTTGTTCCCCGTCGAAGAAGCTATTTCCAAGGGTACTATCATCATGAACCTTTTGTCTGATGCCGCCCAAACGGAAACCTGGCCCAAGATTGCCCCTCACATCACCAAGGGCAAGACTTTGTACTTCTCTCACGGTTTCTCCGTCATCTTCAAGGACCAAACAAACATCCACCCTCCCAAGGATGTTGATGTTATCCTTGTCGCCCCCAAGGGATCTGGCCGTACCGTCCGTACCCTCTTCAAGGAAGGTCGTGGTATCAACTCTTCCTTCGCCGTTTACCAGGATGTCACTGGTAAGGCTCAAGAAAAGGCCATTGGTTTGGCCGTTGCCGTTGGTTCTGGCTTCATCTACCAAACTACCTTCAAGAAGGAAGTCGTTTCCGATTTGGTCGGTGAACGCGGTTGCCTTATGGGTGGTATCAACGGTCTCTTCTTGGCTCAATACCAAGTTTTGCGTGAACGTGGTCACTCTCCTGCCGAAGCCTTCAACGAGACCGTTGAAGAGGCTACCCAATCTCTTTACCCCTTGATTGGTAAGTACGGTCTTGACTACATGTTCGCTGCCTGCTCCACCACTGCTCGTCGTGGTGCCATCGACTGGACCAGCCGCTTCCGTGACGCCAACAAGCAGGTTCTTAACGATTTGTATGACAATGTCGAGAACGGTAACGAAGCTAAGCGTTCTTTGGCTTACAACTCTGCTCCCAACTACCGTGAACTTTACGACAAGGAGCTTGAAGAAATCCGCAACTTGGAAATCTGGAGAGCTGGTGAGACCGTTCGTTCTCTCCGTCCTGAAGTCAACAAGCATTAAACCCCATTATAATGTTGATTTGTAGCAATGTTAGAAGCATCCGTATAATAATCTTTTATTACTTACTTTATTATAGCATCTGTGCCCCCAATCACAAGTTTTTGGTTTAActttattttgaaagatagCTTTTGTACTGTTTAATagtgttttattttttatttcgttCCTTCTAATCTGTAATTTGTGAAAATCTCGTATTTCAAGTGTATTCCACTTTGTGTAAATCGAGAGTGTTTTTGATTGTACAAAAGACTCATTATCAACTagtttttacttttttagCTCGTATATAAATGTTGCTAGTAACTGTGAACCAAACTTTATAATAATTGGGATGTCAATGTCCATTTGCCAGTTGGGTACTTTCACAAAGACCTTAAAACACtcgtcttttcttttgcagcctcatgttttctttttgagaagTAAGTCTACTTTCCAAAGACCTATTGTACATGATTATATATATGGTGATCATCCGGTAAAGAATGCTCTTCAGGCCGGAAAACGAAGCtttgattgtttatttgCTCAATCCTCGAAGCAGCTAAGTGAATACCAAATGCTATTGAATGCATTAAAGCTGAATGTTCCTTGTCGCCTTTCCAACAAACATGAACTGAATGAATTGACGGATTCACGTCCTCACAACGTGTGTACTTATTCTGCTTTTTGAGTTTAAATCCTCTGTATTGGTAATCCTCAACTAACTGTTTTTACAGGGCATCGTTTTAAAGGCTTCAACGTTGGAACCTCCAATCATATCTGAGATCGACAATGTAGCACAGGCACATCTTTTGAGTTCATCCGCTGAAAAGGAAGTTCCTTCACTTGATGCAACCTTACAGCCATCTCCTCCtttgtatatttattgTGACGGTATATCAGACCCACAAAATTTGGGTGCCATAATTCGAAGTTCTGTAAGCTATTTCTTCTCGTTACGTTAAAGCTAACAAGTATCAGTATTTTCTAGGTGTCCAGGGAATTCTTTTGTCGAAAAAGCACAACTCAGTTTTATCACCGGTCGTCAGTAAAGCATCTGCTGGTGCGCTAGAGTTGATGAATATCTACCGGATTCAAAATCCTATTCAGTTTTTAAAAGACTGTAGtctaaaaaattggaaagtGTTTGCTACTGCCCCAATGGGAAGCATGTCAAATGCAAATCAAACTTCCCTGCTTACTATGCCTGAGAGCCTGGCAGCGAAGCCAAAGATCGTTGTTTTTGGAGGAGAACGTATGTCTTTCATTGATTTCTATGAATAAATGCTAATGAAACTTTTTAGATGGATTAAGGACAAATATGATTAGACAATGCGAATACGTTATAACACTGCCATATGGAGATCAATATGTAGACTCGTTGAACGTTTCTGTCGCTGCAGGGATCATTTTACATTCTCTGAAAGATTACTCCTTAAAAATTACAGAAAACAATGAATCGAAACTTTAACGGGCATTTGATTGGAACCTGACAGAAAAATAGACGAAAATGTTAAGATTAAGATTATTTAAATAAGATGTATAATATGTAAAGACCGAATGTTTAATCCATTTTATGTAGTTCATAGTTTTAAGTCGTTGTAATATGGAAGTTATTTAAATATACAATAGGGATCTGATTTATATGTTTCAGATGTGACTTGTATGTTTGAGAACGTGCTTAAGCTTGCCAAGATGGACGCACCTGTCCATGCTGCGTATCTTCGCTCTTGTGGAGTGTATATTTTGACGCAATTACGAACATCTCCAGACCCTTGGAGTTCTTTCAAAAGTCTGTCTCCGAAGCCATTCAGCAATGTACATCCACCAGAGAGCACAATGTTATTGAGAAGGTCTTTACGTAAATCAAGATCACTTCGCATAACGGCTTGTACAATTTGATGCTGAATACCGCCGTTTTCATAGCCAATGAGTTCGGGACGAAACAGCAATTCAGGAGCACGAAAACATTCGGAACCTAGTTTTAGAGTTTGACCATCAGGAAGTGTAAACTGCCGTAGCTTTGTATTAAAGGAagagtttgttttttcctctGTTTGAAAGTTTGGCGAAATATAACAGCAAGCTTCCTTGATTTCACGAACGATTTCTGTTTCGGCAGATGTTACAAAGCGATAGCCTAGTTGTCGAAGCTGAAGCTGTAAGTAGTCGGTGATATCTTTACCGCCATAGTCATCGCGCTGGGCACTCGAGAGAACAAAGCCATCGAAGACCGGGACGGTATGTGTTAAGCCTTCTCCTACTTCTACCACTAGACCCGTCGTACGTGCGGTTGCGTATAAAGCGAGAACAGGCTGCAGGGAAAAGTTGAGTGCTGGGACGttaaaagtttcaaaaaaaatctcaGCCATtctctctttattttttgcattATTGAACGGGGGTTCTGCTAATAGCACTGGATGATCTTCGGGTAGAGTTTGAAGTTCATTTGAATAAACCCAAGaccaaattttttccatatcACACCAGTTTTTTACGAGACCACGCTGAACAGGGTATTCAAGTTTTAACAATCCTCGAAGCTCCTGCACTTTGGAACCAATATACGTATCTTGCTGGAGGTGACTAGGCATTACACGCGTATGCTTTGTCCTTCCGATGCTGCAATTGCATGTTAGAAGGCAACATGacctaaaaaaaaaaataaataaaaataaaaataaaaaaaaaagacgtACACGTTAGAAAAAAGGCATTGGGGAACGTCGTCTCCCGAAAATCCTGCTTTGAGGAATCCTGATCCCTATAATGAATTGTTAATACGACGTTCGTTAGATATTGCTTGTTGGAAATCCAATGTTCCATACATTGTCAATGCAAACTGTCTGATTGGTAAGTCTATGTCGTTGTTAGCATGCAATTGTGAAAAAGCTTTAAGTCGTTTGGTAACGTACGCTTCTTCCATcttgtcttctttttttacgtATGGAAATGGGTAAGAAAAGACGCGTCAAACGGTATATTCGATAGAAATGTGACAAACGTTTCACTTGACAAGGCGaagagaaacaaaagtcTTACCAAAGGGAATTGGCGCGTTTGATTTCCAAGTTAGAAACCAGAACGTTATTTTTGTgcgaaaaggaaaagaaaaacgcGTGTTTCGTTGGAAGAACGTCGAGTCGTTGTGAAGCAATTGGGTAGAGGGAGTAGgtaagaaaagcaaaaaggaagagtAAGGAATCAGTGCACATCgactaaaaagaaaggtttCATGAGAGAATTCCAGCACTTCTTGTACAATAAGGAatttacgaaaagaaaCGGGTACGGTGGAACTATACAATTCGaattttaatattttacACTCTGAATGAACTTGAATGAAATTAGGAAGGAAATagataaattaaaaagtatcaaattacaaaacaaagatgaatttcATGATGGACAATAAAAGTTCTTCAAACCATCTACTGCAACTTTGCAATGGAATGGTCATGCTTTCAGAAGcgaaacaagaaaagccaGGTTAGAGAGTGTAAccgtaaaaaaaaaacattttatGAGCCAGAATGGGCACTCGTAGATGGAAGTAGGTCCGCGACCATACGATATCAAATCATAGGATTATTacttttcataaacaaaatgtcAAAAGAATACTGTAAccaaaagtgaaaaaataaaaaaaaaaaaaatgaaaaagaaagaggtTATACGACCGACTATGTGATCAACACAAATATTTGATATGCGAAATGTTAGCCTCCAATCCAGGCAAATAAGAAAGAACAACACGCAAAAGTAGAAAagatgctttttttgtatgtttCTAATTTCATAGCACCACGAATAATactaaagaaaattccTCCTTGTGTACAAACGCATGTACAtggttttttgttttataagGTCCTCATTCTCGTTTgctcattttcttcaacagtACATAAAAGCGATATTCACAGAGACTGTCTGTGTCTCCGAGGGATTGTACAACGTTCTAGTTGAGCCTTGGTTTCTGAGTTCCCTTTGCTAACAGAAAAGGGAGGGGTGGGAAATCAACAGACATCTCAATTTTGAAGAGAAATCATTTTATGCTTGCCATTCTGCAGAGTCATTTTTGATTTGCTCGGAACCCCAATTGGGGCTGTTGAGATCATCACGAGCGTCTTGAACGTACATGGCATATTCAGTGGGTTGTTCCAAATTGGAAATGGCCGATTCGGACTCGTATCGTTTCTCAGTTGCTACGGAAGGATCCATACGTTGAGCAGTTTGAGTTGAGAAAAGACATTGGCGTTGGAATCCTATGGCAGGTTTCACAGAGTAACGGCGCATAGAAGCACCAACGTTTCGAGTAAGAATTCTTGCAACGTTGTTATAGTTCATTAGATAACAAATGGTCCTTAATAGAATTCAAGAGTCgatagaaaataaaaataaaaataaaaataaaaagtattaaaaaattccaatCAACGAACCTGGCTGGTTTGAAGGTTTTGCAAACTTTTTCCCTCTTATATATagcaaaatataaaataaaatttaaaacCGAGACTTAAGAATAATAACAAAATAGGGTGAAAAATCACTCGATATCCTGGA contains:
- the alg5 gene encoding dolichyl-phosphate beta-glucosyltransferase Alg5, which translates into the protein MLSFKISKPFFKEGPTNMFISIALSSCLLGLIFGIFIYTYLTRSHSPRKQIEGENRCVYIEDGRKEYKTLKKNCDDEQIRLTVVVPAYNESDRIVDMLKETVDHLEKRYRTFGNRGKRLWEVLVVDDESTDSTVDSVLQFSGSLNLGDHVRVCSLKKNRGKGGAVTWGMLHARGQYAIFADADGASKFSDIELLFEHMPKNATGGVVIGSRAHMVNTEAVVKRSFIRNFLMHSFHKLLQVLGVREIGDTQCGFKLFSRFAYRNIYSRMHVEGWIFDIEVLTLARFLRLPIYEIPITWHEVGGSKMTLLKDSIRMAIDLLVIRLNYSFGIWQQPKPKSA
- the mrm1 gene encoding mitochondrial ribose methyltransferase Mrm1, with product MSMSICQLGTFTKTLKHSSFLLQPHVFFLRSKSTFQRPIVHDYIYGDHPVKNALQAGKRSFDCLFAQSSKQLSEYQMLLNALKLNVPCRLSNKHELNELTDSRPHNGIVLKASTLEPPIISEIDNVAQAHLLSSSAEKEVPSLDATLQPSPPLYIYCDGISDPQNLGAIIRSSYFLGVQGILLSKKHNSVLSPVVSKASAGALELMNIYRIQNPIQFLKDCSLKNWKVFATAPMGSMSNANQTSLLTMPESLAAKPKIVVFGGEHGLRTNMIRQCEYVITLPYGDQYVDSLNVSVAAGIILHSLKDYSLKITENNESKL
- the arp1 gene encoding dynactin complex subunit, centractin family actin-like protein Arp1, whose product is MEEALTNQTVCIDNGSGFLKAGFSGDDVPQCLFSNVSCCLLTCNCSIGRTKHTRVMPSHLQQDTYIGSKVQELRGLLKLEYPVQRGLVKNWCDMEKIWSWVYSNELQTLPEDHPVLLAEPPFNNAKNKERMAEIFFETFNVPALNFSLQPVLALYATARTTGLVVEVGEGLTHTVPVFDGFVLSSAQRDDYGGKDITDYLQLQLRQLGYRFVTSAETEIVREIKEACCYISPNFQTEEKTNSSFNTKLRQFTLPDGQTLKLGSECFRAPELLFRPELIGYENGGIQHQIVQAVMRSDLDLRKDLLNNIVLSGGCTLLNGFGDRLLKELQGSGDVRNCVKIYTPQERRYAAWTGASILASLSTFSNIQVTSETYKSDPYCIFK
- a CDS encoding stress responsive orphan 1, with the translated sequence MNYNNVARILTRNVGASMRRYSVKPAIGFQRQCLFSTQTAQRMDPSVATEKRYESESAISNLEQPTEYAMYVQDARDDLNSPNWGSEQIKNDSAEWQA
- the met6 gene encoding homoserine O-acetyltransferase Met6, producing the protein MMDSRSLVDSIYFVDSTHPSQQENKFIGFIPDQRIAIVPEFTLECGEVLYDVPVAFKTWGALNKDRNNCLLLCHALSGSADAADWWGPMLGPGRAFDPTHFFIVCLNSLGSPYGSASPVTWNSETKSIYGPEFPLTTVRDDVALHKLVLQRLGIEQVAMAVGGSMGGMLVLEWAFDTNYVRSIVPISTSLRHSAWCISWSEAQRQSIYSDPKFNDGFYDLDDQPLSGLGAARMSALLTYRSKCSFERRFARKLPDCNRHPYPDRVPTPMTPGDANWVVHNEGNCNRRERPSKSGGSSPESLNNGVYKVPSTPSLSQSTESVSGTQSPSLRRPANTYFSAQSYLRYQAKKFVGRFDANCYIAITKKLDTHDVSRDRGSEDPMEVMKHLTLPVLVLGIESDGLFTYDEQVEIASCFPNGSLETIISAEGHDGFLLEFTQVNSYIQKFQAEHLADIMSQKNASAELEMESLNAQRESVFGEMEDITSW
- the ilv5 gene encoding acetohydroxyacid reductoisomerase — translated: MSFRNSSRMAMKALRTIGSRRLATRNISVMSRNIAASTTRFAPRMTAPMVQTRGMRVMDFAGTKENVWERNDWPREKLVDYFKNDTLAIIGYGSQGHGQGLNARDQGLNVVVGVRKDGASWKQAIEDGWVPGKTLFPVEEAISKGTIIMNLLSDAAQTETWPKIAPHITKGKTLYFSHGFSVIFKDQTNIHPPKDVDVILVAPKGSGRTVRTLFKEGRGINSSFAVYQDVTGKAQEKAIGLAVAVGSGFIYQTTFKKEVVSDLVGERGCLMGGINGLFLAQYQVLRERGHSPAEAFNETVEEATQSLYPLIGKYGLDYMFAACSTTARRGAIDWTSRFRDANKQVLNDLYDNVENGNEAKRSLAYNSAPNYRELYDKELEEIRNLEIWRAGETVRSLRPEVNKH